The nucleotide window GGTATCGAACATGTGTTCGACCTGTGCCACCCTGGCGGCGTGGCAGGAGGCATGGACCGGAGACCCTTCAGGTCGGCCAGCCTGGCCGAGCGCACCCGAGGGAGCGGCGCGGCGGGCGCCCAGGACCTGCCCGCGAGGACACCCGGGCTCCCCACCGCCGCCGGGGCGCCTCCGACGCCTGACGCAGCCCCGGCCGGCGGTGCAGCAGCCACCGTCGCGAGCACCACCTCGTCCACCCGACGGCACTGCTGGGTGAGCGACGTACCGGCCGGCCGCCGGCGCGCGGCGGGCCTGCTGGTGGAGTGGCGACAGCTGGCAGGCGCGTGGCAGGGGCGGGTGGCCTACGTCGTGGACGTCGACGGCGAGGCCACCCTCGTCGAGGCGTGGCTGCCGGCCTCCCAGCTGGAGCGCGCCGCGGAGGGGTGAGGGCGGCCCCGGGTCAGGCCGGCATGGCGAGGAACGGCGAGGAGTACCCCTCCACCCCGGCCAGACGCTCCTCTGCCTCGGCGGGGTCCATCCGGTCGGCCTCGGCGGCCACGAGGTGCCGCAGCAGCCGGACGTCCCCGACGGTCGCCAGCCCGGTGATCTCCTCGTGCGCGAGCACCCACGACACGGCGGCCCGGACCTGCTCCGGGTCGGCCATCGGCTCGTACCAGGTCGTGAACGGCTGGGGCGGCAGCGGCTCCCCGGTCACGGCGTCGGGCCAGCTGCGCCGCGACACCGACTTGATGGTGAGCAGCCCGACGTCCTGACGCTGCACCTCTTCCACCAGCGCGGCCCACGCCTCGGGGAACCCGGGCTCGCGCCACAGCACGGGGTTGAGCGGGGTGAGGACGGTCGCGAACGGGAACCGGCGCAGCGCCTCCAGGTGCGTCGCCGCGGCCTCGGGCCCGTGCCCGGTGATCCCGACGGCGCCGACCAGGCCCTCCTCCTGCGCCGCGACGGCCGCCTCGAGCGCCCCGCCGGGGCCGGTCACCAGGTCCAGCTCGGCCAGGTCCCCGACCGCGTGCAGCTGGAGCAGGTCGACCCGGTCGGTCTGCAGCCGCTCCAGGGAGCGCTCGACCGACCGCCGGGCGGACGTCGCGTCCCGGTCGCCGGTCTTGGTGGCCAGGAACACCCGGTCGCGGATCTCGGCCATGCGGGCACCGACGCGCAGCTCGGCGTCGCCGTAGCTCGCGGCCACGTCCAGGTGCGTGATGCCGGCGGCGAGCGCCTCGTCGATCGAGCGGTCCGCGGTCTCCTGGTCGACGTCGCTGAGCGCGGCGCCCCCGTAGACGAGGACGGAGCTCTGGTGGCCGAGCCGGCCCAGGCGGCGTGTCTCCATGCCGGAGTCCTACCACCGCACCCCGTCGGCGGCCCGTCGTGACACCGCGCGAGCACCGTGTGCGCCGTCCGGGTCAAGTCCCGGCCCCCGGCGGCCGAGACAGCGGGTGCGGCGTGCGCGCCGCGCGGCGGCGTCCCCCCTGGCGACCGCCCGGACCCTGCAGGAGGTAGTGCGATGGCGAAGGTGCTCGTGGTCGAGGACGACGTGGACATCCGTGGGCTCGTGGAGACCAGGCTGCGCCGCCACGGCCACCGGGTCGTGTCGGTCGGCTCCGGCGAGGAGGCGCTGACCGCCATCGCCGAGAAGGGCACCCCCGACGTCGCGGTGCTCGACGTGCTCATGCCCGGCATGGACGGCCTGCAGCTGCTGCGGACGATCCGCCTGGACCCGGCCTCCGCCGGCATGCAGGCGGTGTTTCTCAGCGGCCGGATCCAGGAGAGCGACATCGAGGCCGGCCGTGCGCTGGGGGCCACCTACCTCACCAAGCCGCTCGTGCTGTCGGCGCTGGTGAACGCCGTCGACGCGGCCGCCGACGCCACCCCGGCCGTCGCCGCCGCCACCTGGTGACCACGACGGACGGCAGCGGGGTCCCGGAGGGCGGGCTGCCGGTCGGCGTCCGCAGCCTGCTCACCCTGTGCTCGGCGCTCGCCGTGGTCGCGCTGCTTCTCGTCGGGAGCATCGCCTACGTGCAGATCGGCGCCCTGGCCCGCCAGGACGACCCGGTGCTGCACACCTACGAGGTCATCGAGGAGATCGGGAGCGCCCGCGCCCACCTCAACGCCGCGGAGTCCGCCCAGCGGGGATACCTGCTGACGGGGCAGGAGCCGTACCTGACCACGCTGGACAGCAGCCTGCCCGCGCTGGACGTCAGCGTGGACGCGCTGGCCTCCCTCACCCGGGACAACCCCGAGCAGGTCCGCCTCGCGCTCCGGCTCCGGGCGAACCTGGACCACCGGGAGGAGCTGCTCCAGGACGTCGTCGACCTGCGCCGCGAGGAGGGCCTGCCGGCCGCCCAGGCCGTCGTCGCCGGGGGCAGCGGCGCAGA belongs to Aquipuribacter hungaricus and includes:
- a CDS encoding response regulator, which translates into the protein MAKVLVVEDDVDIRGLVETRLRRHGHRVVSVGSGEEALTAIAEKGTPDVAVLDVLMPGMDGLQLLRTIRLDPASAGMQAVFLSGRIQESDIEAGRALGATYLTKPLVLSALVNAVDAAADATPAVAAATW
- a CDS encoding aldo/keto reductase — translated: METRRLGRLGHQSSVLVYGGAALSDVDQETADRSIDEALAAGITHLDVAASYGDAELRVGARMAEIRDRVFLATKTGDRDATSARRSVERSLERLQTDRVDLLQLHAVGDLAELDLVTGPGGALEAAVAAQEEGLVGAVGITGHGPEAAATHLEALRRFPFATVLTPLNPVLWREPGFPEAWAALVEEVQRQDVGLLTIKSVSRRSWPDAVTGEPLPPQPFTTWYEPMADPEQVRAAVSWVLAHEEITGLATVGDVRLLRHLVAAEADRMDPAEAEERLAGVEGYSSPFLAMPA